A stretch of the Microcella sp. genome encodes the following:
- a CDS encoding DUF6421 family protein yields MTDITAVQTGTIIGEPEVVEDRAAADRTALTDAALTAAQLVADPAWSRLKLAAEALRPMQVHDGSIPEAEHHAEATRHVAVIVEALRHFAPLMPHDEQYLTTCAADFERWAESGFGMPDFYESLDAFHPARDRRDGVAHLVVFPMYTQNGSADRLVEAVVFEVIWPDFVAELEAGDYGNALYLGLRFADFTPGYDTNSAVLFPESVAVTPRVPVGAPEGTPAQLPTFTWGAIFADREAARYRRVVRAAADITKLDLPDDALELLDDQALAERTFVMWDMIHDRTHMRGDLPFDPFMIKQRMPFFLYSLEELRCDLTAFREAVTLWRAEDTDDVTRQHARLVQYAVIFDRIFRFAITGTRTRNYDAVGGQLLFAWMHQKGVLHWTDTQLAIDWEHVPDVVVELSNAINDLYWASIDRPKAVHWLKAYELVSSTLTPHPASVWARGLSDEVLAGPLKGYTDLVLDDEFPLSMFYEALQKKMAVVIESTAGITGRTA; encoded by the coding sequence ATGACTGACATCACAGCCGTACAGACCGGCACCATCATCGGAGAGCCCGAGGTTGTCGAAGACCGCGCAGCCGCCGATCGAACCGCACTGACGGATGCTGCGCTCACGGCCGCGCAGCTCGTCGCCGACCCGGCCTGGTCGCGACTGAAGCTGGCCGCCGAGGCGCTGCGCCCGATGCAGGTGCATGACGGCAGCATTCCCGAGGCCGAGCACCACGCCGAGGCCACGCGGCACGTCGCCGTCATCGTCGAGGCGCTGCGGCACTTCGCCCCGCTCATGCCGCACGATGAGCAGTACCTGACGACGTGCGCCGCCGACTTCGAGCGCTGGGCCGAGAGCGGCTTCGGCATGCCCGACTTCTACGAGTCGCTCGACGCCTTCCACCCCGCGCGCGATCGTCGTGATGGCGTCGCGCACCTCGTGGTCTTTCCGATGTACACGCAGAACGGCTCGGCCGACCGCCTCGTCGAGGCCGTCGTCTTCGAGGTGATCTGGCCAGACTTCGTCGCCGAGCTCGAAGCGGGCGACTACGGCAACGCGCTCTACCTAGGGCTGCGCTTCGCCGACTTCACGCCGGGATACGACACCAACTCGGCCGTGCTGTTTCCCGAGTCGGTGGCCGTCACCCCACGCGTGCCCGTCGGCGCGCCCGAGGGCACCCCGGCGCAGCTGCCGACGTTCACGTGGGGGGCGATCTTCGCCGACCGCGAGGCCGCGCGCTACCGCCGAGTCGTGCGCGCCGCCGCCGACATCACCAAGCTCGATCTGCCCGACGACGCTCTCGAGCTGCTCGACGACCAGGCTCTGGCCGAGCGCACCTTCGTCATGTGGGACATGATTCACGACCGCACCCACATGCGTGGCGACCTGCCGTTCGACCCGTTCATGATCAAGCAGCGCATGCCGTTCTTCTTGTACTCGCTCGAAGAGCTGCGGTGCGACCTGACGGCGTTCCGCGAAGCGGTGACCCTGTGGCGCGCCGAGGACACCGACGACGTGACCCGCCAGCACGCACGGCTCGTGCAGTACGCCGTCATCTTCGACCGCATCTTCCGCTTCGCGATCACGGGCACCCGCACGCGCAATTACGACGCGGTCGGCGGTCAGCTGCTGTTCGCGTGGATGCACCAGAAGGGTGTGCTGCACTGGACAGACACCCAGCTCGCCATCGACTGGGAGCACGTGCCCGACGTCGTCGTCGAACTCTCGAACGCGATCAATGACCTGTACTGGGCCTCGATCGACCGTCCCAAAGCGGTGCACTGGCTCAAGGCCTACGAGCTCGTCTCGAGCACTCTGACCCCGCACCCCGCGTCGGTCTGGGCGCGCGGGCTCAGCGACGAGGTGCTGGCTGGCCCGCTCAAGGGCTACACCGATCTCGTGCTCGACGACGAGTTTCCGCTCTCGATGTTCTACGAGGCCCTGCAGAAGAAGATGGCGGTTGTCATCGAGTCGACGGCGGGCATCACTGGTCGCACAGCGTGA
- a CDS encoding LuxR C-terminal-related transcriptional regulator: MPPWPLVARTDVLDSLIGGLTGSPSRAQLLRGASGVGKTTLAASVASTLVASGRTVVPIVALEELRSVPLGALAPLLATARGDTASDVGTRLNELMALVGRHAREYLLVVDDAPLLDEASAAALYQLVRVFGVPTLLTARDEHPMTGAIARLLHEDLVTVTELAELTLDETRTLLSRRFSVEPRPETLQHLYERTRGNPLFLRELVIEAERAGRVHVDEHGATVETANVPAHVLESVSGRLRVLTDEQRSIVELVAVAQLWPRAAVLESERNAVIDLLDSGVLVPAEPAEAGYLHLAHSLYAEAILARLSAVERADRRRTAAKRLLRIDEETVRFTALCLLFDAQGEIAADDLVWAAERAHRVGDHARAVQLADRALRDTRDQLGPATARAALARAVALSAIRGDDVEVDNAFARAAELARDDEARARVELRWGQHTAFRAHDPAAAVARATALVAQLDHVAADLLAPDLAKWRLMAGDASAVGQALDRAGADDSAAALGSALSQAMMSTMMGRVDEARAAVDAGRPLADRFADVQPHAGDLLDLSTFLVHVADGRIADARSFAEGRRLTPFADSAGIWSYALALVALHSGRLSDAAPLAALAVQQLRWRDFTGLVGPALALAATVHAQRGELDRARDLLAQLADAHRDDVKVVLQTAEAEAWIAVHDSQPERAVEVIATAVGRGLELGHLLLASLTASVAVRIGGASVVEPLTAAAAQASSSALTAAIAELASAAARRDAAGVIAVVPTLDRAGLGAVCHDAVAQAVDWAGDDRMLQRRARVMVADLARVVEAVRTSASARLDFGLTEREWLIAQAAARRERSREIADRLGVSVRTVDNHLASVYRKLGISGRGELEEELREQL, from the coding sequence GTGCCCCCTTGGCCTCTCGTCGCGCGTACCGACGTGCTCGACTCGCTCATCGGCGGACTCACCGGTTCGCCGTCTCGAGCGCAGCTGCTGCGAGGTGCGAGCGGCGTCGGCAAGACCACACTGGCGGCTTCCGTCGCCTCGACGCTCGTCGCGAGCGGTCGCACGGTCGTGCCGATCGTCGCCCTCGAAGAGTTGCGCTCGGTGCCCTTGGGTGCACTTGCCCCCCTGCTCGCCACGGCACGGGGCGACACCGCAAGCGACGTCGGCACCCGCCTGAACGAGCTCATGGCACTGGTGGGCCGCCATGCCAGGGAGTACCTGCTGGTCGTCGACGATGCACCCCTTCTCGATGAGGCGTCGGCCGCGGCGCTCTATCAGCTCGTGCGCGTGTTCGGGGTGCCGACGCTTCTCACCGCTCGCGACGAGCATCCGATGACCGGGGCGATCGCTCGCCTACTGCACGAAGATCTCGTGACGGTCACCGAGCTCGCCGAACTGACGCTCGACGAAACCCGCACGCTGCTCAGCCGCCGGTTCTCGGTCGAACCACGGCCCGAAACCCTGCAGCACTTGTACGAGCGCACGCGCGGCAACCCTCTCTTTCTGCGCGAGCTCGTGATCGAAGCCGAACGGGCCGGGCGCGTGCACGTCGACGAGCACGGTGCCACGGTCGAGACGGCCAACGTGCCTGCGCACGTGCTCGAGTCGGTCTCCGGTCGCCTGCGGGTGCTCACCGACGAGCAGCGATCGATCGTCGAACTCGTGGCTGTGGCACAGTTGTGGCCGCGCGCCGCGGTGCTCGAGAGCGAAAGGAACGCTGTCATCGATCTGCTCGACAGCGGCGTTCTGGTGCCGGCCGAACCGGCGGAAGCCGGCTACCTGCACCTCGCTCATTCGCTCTATGCCGAGGCCATTCTGGCGCGCCTGAGCGCGGTCGAGCGCGCCGACCGGCGGCGCACAGCGGCCAAACGACTGCTGCGCATCGATGAAGAGACCGTGCGTTTCACTGCGCTCTGTCTGCTGTTCGACGCCCAGGGCGAGATCGCCGCGGACGACCTGGTGTGGGCGGCTGAGCGTGCGCACCGTGTGGGCGATCATGCTCGAGCCGTGCAGCTTGCCGACCGCGCACTGCGTGACACGCGCGATCAACTCGGCCCGGCGACCGCCCGCGCGGCACTCGCCCGCGCTGTGGCGCTCAGCGCGATCCGGGGGGACGACGTCGAGGTCGACAATGCGTTCGCCCGCGCTGCAGAGCTCGCCCGCGACGACGAGGCGCGTGCTCGCGTCGAACTTCGCTGGGGTCAGCACACGGCCTTCCGGGCTCATGACCCGGCGGCGGCCGTCGCGCGCGCGACCGCACTCGTCGCGCAGCTCGATCACGTGGCGGCCGACCTGCTGGCCCCCGACCTCGCAAAGTGGCGGCTCATGGCTGGCGACGCCTCGGCCGTCGGTCAGGCGCTCGACCGAGCCGGGGCCGACGACTCGGCCGCGGCCCTCGGCTCAGCGCTGAGCCAGGCCATGATGAGCACGATGATGGGGCGGGTCGATGAGGCGCGGGCAGCCGTCGACGCGGGGCGCCCCCTTGCCGACCGATTCGCCGATGTGCAGCCCCACGCGGGCGATCTGCTCGACCTGTCAACCTTTCTCGTGCATGTCGCCGACGGCCGCATCGCTGATGCCCGCTCGTTCGCTGAAGGGCGTCGATTGACGCCCTTTGCCGACTCGGCGGGCATCTGGTCGTATGCGCTCGCACTTGTCGCGCTGCACTCGGGGCGGCTGAGTGACGCAGCGCCGCTCGCTGCTCTCGCCGTGCAGCAATTGCGCTGGCGCGACTTCACCGGTCTGGTGGGCCCCGCCCTCGCACTCGCGGCCACGGTGCACGCGCAGCGCGGAGAGCTGGATCGTGCCCGAGATCTGCTGGCCCAACTGGCCGACGCGCACCGCGACGACGTGAAGGTGGTGCTGCAGACCGCCGAGGCCGAGGCCTGGATAGCGGTGCACGATTCGCAGCCCGAGCGCGCCGTGGAGGTGATCGCGACCGCGGTCGGCCGAGGGCTCGAGCTGGGGCACCTGCTGCTCGCGAGCCTCACGGCGTCGGTGGCGGTGCGCATCGGAGGGGCATCCGTCGTCGAACCGCTCACCGCCGCCGCGGCACAGGCATCGTCGTCAGCGTTGACGGCGGCGATCGCCGAACTCGCCAGCGCCGCCGCAAGACGGGATGCTGCGGGTGTGATCGCCGTCGTGCCGACCCTTGACCGCGCCGGTCTCGGAGCCGTCTGTCACGACGCCGTGGCGCAGGCTGTCGACTGGGCGGGAGACGATCGCATGCTGCAGCGTCGGGCCCGCGTGATGGTGGCCGATCTCGCGCGCGTCGTCGAGGCCGTTCGCACGTCGGCGAGTGCGCGGCTCGACTTCGGCCTCACCGAGCGCGAATGGCTCATCGCGCAAGCTGCTGCACGACGCGAGCGCAGCCGCGAGATCGCCGATCGTCTGGGGGTCTCGGTGCGCACGGTCGACAACCATCTGGCAAGCGTCTACCGCAAGCTCGGCATCAGCGGGCGAGGAGAGCTGGAAGAAGAGCTGCGCGAGCAGCTCTGA
- a CDS encoding exodeoxyribonuclease III, which produces MRIATWNVNSIRTRHGRVVDWIVNADIDVLAMQEIKCKPEQFPLEPFEAAGYEVVLHGLNQWNGVAIASRLPMTDIEIGFAGQPGFAKGHEGPDAPLEARAIGATIDDVRVWSLYVPNGRGLDDPHMDYKLRFLRALANDGARWMRDNPGGALALTGDFNVAPTDADMGDPSFVPGLSTHISPAEREAFATLEQAGFSDVVRPLVPEGYTFWDYKQLRFPRNEGMRIDFILGSPGFADRVVDARIEREQRKGDAPSDHVPVVVDLDGDDDDDRPMIF; this is translated from the coding sequence ATGCGCATCGCCACGTGGAACGTGAACTCCATCCGCACCCGCCATGGGCGCGTCGTCGACTGGATCGTGAACGCCGACATCGACGTGCTCGCGATGCAAGAGATCAAGTGCAAGCCCGAGCAGTTTCCGCTCGAGCCCTTCGAGGCGGCGGGCTACGAAGTCGTGCTACATGGGCTCAACCAGTGGAACGGGGTCGCCATCGCGAGCCGCCTGCCCATGACCGACATCGAGATCGGGTTCGCGGGGCAGCCGGGATTCGCCAAGGGGCACGAGGGGCCGGATGCTCCGCTCGAGGCCCGCGCGATCGGCGCGACGATCGACGATGTGCGCGTCTGGAGCCTCTACGTGCCCAACGGCCGCGGCCTCGACGACCCGCACATGGACTACAAGCTGCGGTTCTTGCGCGCCCTCGCCAACGACGGCGCGCGCTGGATGCGCGACAACCCCGGCGGTGCGCTCGCGCTCACGGGCGACTTCAACGTGGCCCCGACCGATGCCGACATGGGTGACCCGAGCTTCGTGCCGGGCCTCTCGACGCACATCTCGCCCGCCGAGCGCGAGGCCTTCGCCACGCTCGAACAGGCCGGGTTCAGCGACGTGGTGCGGCCCCTCGTGCCCGAGGGCTACACCTTTTGGGACTACAAGCAGCTGCGGTTTCCGCGCAACGAGGGCATGCGCATCGACTTCATCCTTGGCTCGCCGGGCTTCGCCGATCGGGTGGTGGATGCCCGCATCGAGCGCGAGCAGCGCAAAGGCGACGCTCCGAGCGATCACGTGCCCGTCGTGGTCGACCTCGATGGCGATGATGACGACGATCGGCCGATGATCTTCTGA
- the pyrE gene encoding orotate phosphoribosyltransferase, which translates to MGFSLRTTVRGVNDVKAQLIDFVRAEAVFHGDFTLTSGAKASYYIDLRRVSLDHRIAPLIGQVMVDLIADIPDIDAVGGLTMGADPIAAAVLHQGAARGLTYDAFVVRKAPKDHGRGKQVEGPDVAGKRVVVLEDTSTTGGSPLTAARALEAAGATVVAVAVVVDRATDARRVIEEAGYEYRAAIGLADLGLA; encoded by the coding sequence ATGGGGTTCAGCCTACGAACTACAGTGAGGGGTGTGAACGACGTGAAGGCGCAGCTCATCGACTTCGTGCGCGCTGAAGCCGTCTTCCACGGAGACTTCACCCTCACGAGCGGCGCGAAAGCCAGCTACTACATCGACCTGCGGCGCGTGAGCCTCGATCACCGCATTGCTCCGCTCATCGGTCAAGTCATGGTCGATCTCATCGCCGACATTCCCGACATCGATGCGGTCGGCGGCCTGACGATGGGCGCCGACCCCATCGCAGCCGCCGTGCTGCATCAGGGCGCCGCCCGCGGGCTGACGTACGACGCCTTCGTCGTGCGCAAGGCGCCGAAAGACCACGGCCGCGGAAAGCAGGTCGAAGGCCCCGACGTCGCCGGCAAGCGCGTCGTCGTGCTCGAAGACACCTCGACGACGGGCGGCTCGCCTCTGACCGCGGCGCGCGCTCTCGAGGCGGCCGGCGCAACGGTCGTCGCGGTCGCGGTCGTCGTCGACCGGGCGACGGATGCTCGCCGCGTGATCGAAGAGGCCGGCTACGAATACCGCGCGGCCATCGGGTTGGCCGACCTGGGTCTCGCGTGA
- a CDS encoding HAD-IIA family hydrolase: MADRGAIESWLTDMDGVLVHENTPLPGAVELIAQWRDRGTPFLVLTNNSIFTPRDLAARLRASGLDVPEESIWTSALATADFCASQIPNGRAYVIGEAGLTTALHEAGFIMTETDPDYVVVGETRNYSFDAITKAIRLIGQGARFIATNPDATGPSAEGPMPATGAISALITKATGKEPYVVGKPNPMMFRSAMNRIGAHSETTAMIGDRMDTDIVAGIEAGLHTVLVMTGISDDREIEKYPFRPDEILAGVHELVES, from the coding sequence ATGGCAGACCGCGGCGCGATCGAGAGCTGGCTCACCGACATGGACGGCGTGCTGGTGCACGAGAACACTCCCCTGCCCGGTGCTGTCGAACTCATCGCGCAGTGGCGCGATCGGGGCACCCCGTTCTTGGTGCTCACGAACAACTCGATCTTCACGCCGCGCGACCTCGCCGCACGTCTTCGAGCGAGCGGCCTCGACGTGCCCGAAGAGTCGATCTGGACGAGTGCGCTCGCGACGGCCGACTTCTGCGCCAGCCAGATTCCGAACGGTCGGGCGTACGTGATCGGCGAAGCGGGTCTCACGACCGCGCTGCACGAAGCGGGCTTCATCATGACCGAGACCGACCCCGACTATGTGGTCGTCGGCGAGACCCGCAATTACTCGTTCGATGCCATCACAAAGGCGATCCGCCTCATCGGGCAAGGGGCACGCTTCATCGCGACCAACCCCGATGCGACCGGTCCGAGTGCCGAGGGTCCGATGCCGGCGACCGGTGCGATCTCGGCGCTCATCACCAAGGCGACGGGCAAAGAGCCCTACGTCGTCGGCAAGCCGAACCCCATGATGTTCCGCTCGGCCATGAACCGCATCGGCGCGCACAGCGAGACCACGGCGATGATCGGCGACCGCATGGATACCGACATCGTCGCGGGCATCGAAGCCGGGCTGCACACGGTGCTCGTCATGACCGGCATCAGCGACGACCGTGAGATCGAGAAGTACCCCTTCCGGCCCGACGAAATTCTCGCCGGCGTGCACGAGCTCGTTGAGAGCTGA
- a CDS encoding DNA-methyltransferase, translated as MSAPSAAESPEPALWSPRGPDLLIHGDNLDVMAQLPDESMQLVYLDPPFNTGRAQRRATTRSTRDPEGTHLGFSGTNYTRTIEALTSYDDAFTDYWAFLAPRLIEAHRVLRDDGTLYLHLDWREAHYAKVALDALFGRECFLNELIWAYDYGAKSRRRWPTKHDTILVYVKNPATYYFDSEAVDREPYMAPGLVTPEKAARGKLPTDVWWHTIVPTSGTEKTGYPTQKPLGILRRIVQASTREGDWVLDPFAGSGTTAAAARALGRRSISIDASADAVAVAARRLDLDPLGA; from the coding sequence ATGAGCGCGCCGTCGGCAGCAGAGTCACCCGAACCGGCGCTGTGGTCACCCCGCGGGCCCGACCTGCTCATCCACGGCGACAACCTCGACGTCATGGCGCAGCTGCCCGACGAGAGCATGCAGCTCGTCTACCTCGACCCGCCCTTCAACACTGGTCGCGCTCAGCGTCGTGCGACAACGCGCAGCACACGCGACCCCGAGGGCACCCACCTCGGTTTCTCGGGCACGAACTACACCCGCACGATCGAAGCCCTGACCAGCTACGACGACGCCTTCACCGACTACTGGGCGTTTCTCGCCCCCCGGCTCATCGAGGCGCACCGCGTGCTGCGCGACGACGGAACACTCTACTTGCACCTCGACTGGCGCGAGGCGCACTACGCCAAAGTCGCGCTCGATGCGCTGTTCGGCCGCGAGTGCTTTCTCAACGAGCTCATCTGGGCCTACGACTACGGCGCCAAGTCGCGCCGACGCTGGCCGACCAAACACGACACGATCCTCGTCTATGTGAAGAACCCCGCCACCTACTACTTCGACAGCGAGGCGGTCGACCGCGAGCCCTACATGGCTCCGGGCCTCGTGACACCCGAGAAAGCGGCGCGCGGCAAGCTGCCGACTGACGTGTGGTGGCACACGATCGTTCCGACGAGCGGAACAGAGAAGACGGGTTACCCGACTCAGAAGCCCCTCGGTATCCTGCGCCGCATCGTGCAAGCCTCCACCCGTGAAGGCGACTGGGTGCTCGACCCCTTCGCGGGCAGTGGCACGACCGCTGCGGCCGCGCGCGCTCTCGGGCGACGCAGCATCAGCATCGATGCGAGCGCGGATGCTGTGGCCGTCGCCGCCCGCCGCCTCGACCTCGATCCGCTCGGGGCCTAA
- a CDS encoding HNH endonuclease signature motif containing protein — MSTLAPVAVPLTAAAVVDGAMGTVLDSIVEVERLMASLSAYRAVAIDELHRLALAAEGPARSGPGRPWSPVVAARRVAASELAAATRISEREAEQLVADSASLVHELPATLDSLRSGRLSYRHASILIDEVRTVPAQSWPAFEAAAVPEAEARTPGGFRQRARAVRERLHPDSIADRRRAAEESRSVQLETGRDGMAWLTAHLPAEQAIGAYRRLTEMASSLGAPDEPRTLAQRRADVFADLLLDGMVSGSGLGRGVRASVLVTVPVLSLLDSGVQTSSAIMPASLEGYGPISGDVARRLAAHAPSFVRLLTHPENGTVLSVGRERYAVPRDLKLWLRIRDETCRFPGCGRAAVNADLDHTVDWQHEGATRHDNLAHLCEAHHRLKHQTAWRVNQAGGGALEWLAPSGRAYRTEPAVRLAG, encoded by the coding sequence ATGTCGACCCTCGCACCCGTTGCCGTGCCGCTCACCGCTGCGGCCGTCGTCGACGGCGCGATGGGCACGGTGCTCGACTCGATCGTCGAGGTCGAGCGGCTCATGGCCTCGCTGTCGGCGTATCGAGCCGTGGCGATCGACGAGCTGCACCGGCTTGCGCTCGCGGCAGAGGGGCCTGCTCGCTCGGGCCCGGGGCGGCCGTGGTCGCCGGTGGTCGCCGCCCGCCGGGTGGCGGCAAGCGAACTGGCCGCAGCAACGCGCATCAGCGAGCGCGAGGCAGAGCAACTCGTCGCCGACAGCGCCTCGCTCGTGCACGAGCTGCCGGCGACCCTCGATTCGCTGCGCTCGGGTCGGCTGAGCTACCGGCATGCGAGCATCCTCATTGACGAGGTGCGAACCGTGCCCGCGCAGTCGTGGCCGGCATTCGAGGCTGCCGCTGTGCCTGAGGCCGAAGCCCGCACGCCGGGCGGCTTTCGTCAGCGCGCACGGGCGGTGCGCGAACGCCTGCACCCCGACTCGATCGCCGACCGTCGACGCGCGGCCGAAGAGTCGCGCTCGGTGCAACTCGAGACTGGCCGCGATGGCATGGCCTGGCTCACCGCGCACCTGCCCGCCGAACAGGCCATCGGCGCGTACCGCCGCCTCACCGAGATGGCATCGAGCCTGGGTGCTCCCGACGAACCGCGCACGCTCGCCCAGCGCCGGGCCGATGTCTTCGCCGACCTTCTCCTCGACGGAATGGTGTCGGGCAGTGGCCTGGGCCGAGGAGTGCGCGCGAGCGTTCTCGTCACGGTTCCGGTGCTGAGCTTGCTCGACTCGGGCGTGCAGACCTCGAGCGCGATCATGCCAGCGTCACTCGAGGGCTACGGCCCCATCTCTGGCGACGTCGCGCGCAGACTCGCGGCACACGCGCCGAGCTTCGTGCGGCTTCTCACCCACCCCGAGAACGGCACCGTGCTCTCGGTCGGGCGTGAACGCTATGCGGTTCCACGTGATCTCAAGCTCTGGCTGCGCATCCGTGACGAGACCTGTCGTTTTCCCGGGTGCGGGCGTGCCGCGGTGAACGCCGACCTCGATCACACCGTCGACTGGCAGCACGAGGGTGCGACCCGACATGACAACCTCGCGCACTTGTGCGAGGCCCATCACCGACTCAAGCATCAGACCGCCTGGCGAGTGAACCAGGCGGGAGGTGGCGCGCTCGAATGGCTGGCGCCGAGCGGTCGCGCCTATCGCACCGAGCCCGCTGTGCGCCTGGCTGGGTGA
- a CDS encoding acyltransferase family protein — protein MTTFEQKPTQPDAEAPATGPNPVRASRDRAVDLTRAACLVVVVGLHVMMAGITVGTDGLAITNSLDGHPIFAWSTWIVQVMPLFFVMGGFSALLAWRRQRERGVLASTYVRDRVARLARPALLPLGLVGITLAVLGLIGLPDAVLTDVGFRIGQPLWFLAVYLGCAGLVPFMARLHERAPWVTLLGMLAAVMAVDTVALLTAQPLIGALNLLFVWVFIQQLGFCLADGWFDWRRRWLLLVGGLGAFGVLLFMVLVIGYSTDMYDNLNPPTAAILVLGVGQTLLFAWLRPWLNRLAQRETLAGLSDAINKNAMQIYLWHVPVIVLIAVVLVIAGASFPEPLSGEWWQSRPPFLIAVALLLIPIVIGVAWLERRGERAEAAPVGPWLAALKVLLGISGVVTILVAGFTPAYGAAIGVTLLLVAVLLRSPRKRRPVAADACAGGAAPE, from the coding sequence ATGACGACGTTCGAGCAGAAGCCGACGCAGCCCGATGCCGAGGCGCCTGCCACCGGGCCCAACCCGGTGCGAGCATCCCGAGACCGCGCCGTCGACCTCACACGCGCAGCATGCCTCGTCGTTGTCGTGGGCCTGCACGTCATGATGGCCGGCATCACGGTCGGCACCGACGGGCTCGCGATCACGAACTCGCTCGACGGGCATCCGATCTTCGCGTGGAGCACGTGGATCGTGCAGGTCATGCCCCTCTTCTTCGTCATGGGCGGCTTCTCGGCCCTGCTTGCCTGGCGTCGGCAGCGCGAGCGCGGCGTGCTCGCGAGCACCTACGTGCGCGACCGCGTCGCCCGCCTCGCGCGCCCGGCCCTTCTGCCGCTCGGTCTCGTCGGCATCACCCTCGCGGTGCTCGGCCTCATCGGGCTGCCTGACGCGGTGCTGACCGACGTCGGATTCCGCATCGGGCAGCCGCTGTGGTTCTTGGCGGTCTACCTGGGGTGCGCCGGCCTGGTTCCGTTCATGGCGCGCCTGCACGAGCGCGCACCCTGGGTGACCTTGCTCGGGATGCTCGCCGCGGTGATGGCGGTTGATACCGTCGCCCTGCTCACCGCGCAGCCCCTCATCGGAGCCCTCAACCTGCTCTTTGTCTGGGTGTTCATTCAACAGCTCGGGTTCTGCCTCGCCGACGGATGGTTCGACTGGCGGCGGCGCTGGCTGCTGCTCGTCGGCGGACTCGGTGCGTTCGGGGTGCTGCTCTTCATGGTGCTCGTCATCGGCTACTCAACTGACATGTACGACAACCTCAACCCGCCGACGGCCGCGATTCTCGTGCTCGGCGTCGGGCAGACCCTGCTGTTCGCCTGGCTGCGGCCGTGGCTGAACAGGCTGGCGCAGCGCGAGACCCTCGCAGGGCTGAGCGACGCGATCAACAAGAACGCCATGCAGATCTATTTGTGGCACGTGCCGGTGATCGTGCTCATCGCGGTCGTGCTCGTGATTGCCGGCGCTTCGTTCCCCGAGCCGCTGAGCGGTGAATGGTGGCAGAGCCGGCCGCCGTTCTTGATCGCGGTGGCGTTGCTGCTGATTCCGATCGTCATCGGAGTCGCCTGGCTCGAGCGCCGGGGCGAGCGAGCCGAGGCGGCGCCGGTCGGGCCGTGGCTTGCGGCCCTCAAGGTGCTGCTCGGCATCTCGGGGGTCGTGACGATTCTCGTCGCCGGCTTCACGCCCGCGTACGGCGCCGCGATCGGCGTGACGCTGCTTCTCGTGGCGGTGCTGCTGCGGTCGCCGCGCAAGCGTCGGCCGGTGGCGGCGGATGCTTGCGCGGGCGGCGCTGCCCCCGAGTAG
- a CDS encoding TrmH family RNA methyltransferase — protein MNDAQPGPGEPGFGEPSPERTTHGLGPWQGDWPTDPRYDPELLANGDTRNVIDRFRYWSMEAIVADLDERRHPFHVAIENWQHDLNIGSIVRNANAFLAVEVHIVGRRRWNKRGAMVTDRYQHVRHHDTIADLVAFARDAGLPIVAVDNVPGSRPVDAAPLPRACILLFGQEGPGLSPEALAAADEVIEITQYGSTRSINASAAAAIVMHEWVRHHARAQPPVAQ, from the coding sequence GTGAATGACGCGCAGCCCGGCCCCGGCGAGCCCGGTTTTGGTGAGCCCAGCCCCGAGCGCACGACGCACGGACTCGGGCCGTGGCAAGGCGACTGGCCGACCGACCCGCGCTACGACCCCGAGCTGCTCGCGAACGGCGACACCCGCAACGTCATCGACCGCTTTCGCTACTGGAGCATGGAGGCGATCGTCGCCGACCTTGACGAACGTCGGCACCCCTTTCACGTCGCGATCGAGAACTGGCAGCACGACCTCAACATCGGCTCGATCGTGCGCAACGCCAACGCCTTTCTCGCCGTCGAGGTGCACATCGTCGGCCGCCGCCGCTGGAACAAGCGCGGCGCCATGGTCACCGACCGCTACCAGCACGTGCGGCACCACGACACCATCGCCGACCTTGTCGCGTTCGCCCGCGACGCCGGGCTGCCGATCGTCGCCGTCGACAATGTGCCGGGATCACGACCCGTGGATGCTGCGCCGCTGCCGCGCGCGTGCATCCTGCTCTTCGGGCAAGAGGGCCCGGGGTTGAGCCCCGAGGCGCTCGCCGCCGCCGACGAGGTCATCGAGATCACCCAGTACGGTTCGACGCGCTCGATCAACGCGAGCGCCGCGGCCGCGATCGTCATGCACGAGTGGGTGCGCCACCACGCTCGCGCTCAACCCCCCGTCGCTCAGTAG
- a CDS encoding nuclear transport factor 2 family protein — MTAITDDLPAQLIHQEREGWDAICRGDGGTYYHHAMTPDAVMIVPGSVIERGAIMVALQGSTWDGYEMSEHRVVRLGDRAAILVYRVRATRGETTVDLRMSTTYVYHEGRWRVGAHQQTPADD, encoded by the coding sequence ATGACCGCGATCACCGACGATCTGCCCGCACAACTCATTCACCAGGAGCGCGAGGGGTGGGATGCGATCTGCCGGGGAGACGGCGGCACCTACTACCACCACGCGATGACGCCCGACGCGGTGATGATCGTGCCGGGGTCGGTCATCGAGCGCGGCGCCATCATGGTGGCGCTGCAGGGCTCGACGTGGGACGGCTACGAGATGAGCGAGCACCGCGTCGTGAGGCTGGGCGACCGCGCGGCGATTCTCGTCTACCGGGTGCGGGCGACGCGCGGCGAGACGACGGTCGACCTGCGCATGTCGACGACCTACGTGTATCACGAGGGTCGCTGGCGCGTCGGGGCGCACCAGCAGACGCCCGCCGACGACTGA